In Melospiza melodia melodia isolate bMelMel2 chromosome 11, bMelMel2.pri, whole genome shotgun sequence, the following proteins share a genomic window:
- the CCDC18 gene encoding coiled-coil domain-containing protein 18 encodes MECSMWTCSKSDADDDLLANVQSLQNQLRRTEKNLQTVEKELSSTREYYSHCFDEVTDVLLQDFVQPNYDCQGFSSCKKNSGRTSRQDFQRKCKSYSVSATLDKTVEENEQLQEKFDALHEQNASLTSQNHYLKNRVETMNFELMQSKTKISYLEGALATHLISIPKLKEQIVNLEAEISAQDKILKDAEDRLDQNQKTAMEREQMLERYQKGYKILKIELIEQSKQGKRAQQQRNEALLNVEELTRAFTRYKAEITEKLEKAKAEEVVLGERLINCEKEREKLNDKCISYRKDLDILEEQLRQLKEENHNTKEEIKALEAKNTEMTSMLSQSDQKIIKLESELSEKEIVLKEKNALKSANEELRALTAEQQNHLKLCHQEIEDSREELSILETIISQLSLSTPEEFKWHHFKHQLLSSSEKEATPESCGESSKPLIADLSIKLAMKETEIQKPDANLTLCTGAEHLSNSNEGQGNSRLCDLETEPVRLIRNPGERRKCQQLELISKQFEKVRQKFQKEIEELRTKLIKADDENSALRTSMAQRTSQFQTIQEDLLKKASKTNSLEREIRKKSSQLSALEKQLEEKTIAYSTAAERNVELELELMGKNRCIHELETTISEEHEKITSAFEDEKLFHLKQQKEMEKQIALLQTQLEKKHQQVVEQEKIISILQQEVVHKQHHIESLDGLLIGNREEMEKQNVKKDQGLKMLESQLREEKIKVQQLESALNVCKEEVALYLSQSQENKEMFENQLKERSEELHYLQKEIKIKGQTIHDMSEQNILLQQTLHHQQQMLQQETIRNGELEDNQIKLEKQVSTLEKELQKEKACAEDELRKVEEKLHLAAQEADLNRQKVAELNCTIRQMKLEMDQCKNELTGMEKEVVQLKRDGANKALQINQLEITLEEARSELNRKANEVNDFEDKLLQSETCHRKALQKIAELESALQNACGELKITLTRLQELQNALQNAQSSLEEKNITIMDLTTELRYCKDEIEDKKQELLDMDQALKERNWELKQRVAQIAQLDMIVREHKGEMEQQIIQLQCNLEKSELEIKECNKQIESLEKKLQHSKDELREKVFELLQRDQEINQLKKKRMKENNIA; translated from the exons ATGGAATGTAGCATGTGGACTTGCTCTAAAAGTGATGCTGATGACGACCTGCTTGCAAACGTACAGTCATTACAGAATCAGCTGAGGAGAACTGAAAAAAACCTACAAACTGTAGAGAAAGAGCTTTCCAG TACAAGGGAATATTACAGCCACTGCTTCGATGAGGTTACAGATGTCCTTCTGCAGGACTTTGTACAGCCCAATTATGATTGTCAAGGCTTTTCCAGCTGTAAGAAGAACTCTGGGAGAACATCTCGCCAGGATTTCCAAAGAAAATGCAAA TCTTACTCTGTATCCGCAACTTTGGATAAAACTGTGGAAGAAAATGAACAACTTCAGGAGAAGTTCGATGCCCTTCATGAGCAAAATGCATCTTTGACTTCTCAGAATCACTACCTGAAGAACAGAGTGGAAACAATGAACTTTGAATTGATGCAGTCAAAAACAAAA ATTTCATATCTTGAGGGTGCTTTAGCTACACATTTAATCAGCATTCCGAAGTTGAAAGAACAGATTGTAAATTTGGAAGCAGAAATTTCAGCTCAAGATAAAATTCTGAA AGATGCAGAAGATAGACTAGATCAAAATCAGAAAACAGCAATGGAAAGAGAACAAATGTTGGAAAGATATCAAAAGGGCTATAAAATTCTGAAAATTGAGTTAATTGAACAAAGCAAGCAAGGAAAGAG AGCACAACAGCAAAGAAATGAAGCTTTGTTGAATGTGGAGGAGCTGACAAGGGCTTTTACAAGGTATAAAGCAGAAATAACTGAAAAATTAGAAAAG GCTAAAGCTGAAGAAGTAGTTTTGGGAGAACGTTTAATTAATTgtgaaaaagaaagagagaagttgaatgATAAGTGTATCAGCTACAGGAAGGATCTAGACATCCTAGAAGAGCAACTAAG ACAATTAAAGGAAGAGAATCAcaacacaaaagaagaaattaaagctCTAGAAGCAAAGAACACTGAAATGACATCAATGCTGAGTCAGTCTGATCAGAAGATCATCAAGCTGGAGAGTGAACTTTCTGAAAAAGAAATAGTACTTAAAGAGAAAAATGCTCTAAAAAGTGCAAATGAAGAGTTGAGAGCACTTACTGCAGAGCAACAGAACCACTTGAAATTATGTCATCAAGAAATAGAGGATTCAAGGGAAGAGCTCAGCATCCTGGAAACCATTATTTCTCAGTTGTCTTTAAGTACACCTGAAGAG TTTAAATGGCACCATTTCAAACACCAGCTCCTGAGTTCCTCAGAAAAAGAAGCTACCCCTGAATCTTGTGGTGAATCAAGTAAACCTCTGATTGCAGACCTAAG CATTAAACTGGCAATGAAAGAAACAGAAATTCAGAAGCCTGATGCAAACTTAACTCTCTGTACTGGAGCTGAGCATCTTTCTAACAGTAATGAAGGACAAGGAAACAGCAGGTTATGTGACCTGGAAACAGAGCCTGTCAGATTGATCAGAAATCCAGGAG AGAGGAGAAAATGTCAACAGTTGGAACTTATAAGCAAACAATTTGAAAAGGTGAGGCAAAAATTCCAGAAAGAGATAGAAGAGCTACGCACTAAACTGATAAAAGCAGATGATGAGAATTCTGCCTTGAGGACCAGCATGGCTCAAAGAACCAGTCAGTTTCAAACCATACAGGAAGACCTGTTGAAGAAGGCTTCAAAAACTAACAGTTTAGAGAGAGAA ATAAGAAAAAAGTCTTCTCAGCTTTCTGCACTTGAGAAACAGCTGGAAGAAAAGACTATTGCTTATTCCACTGCTGCAGAAAGAAATGTTGAGTTGGAACTGGAGCTCATG GGAAAAAACAGATGCATTCATGAGCTGGAAACAACTATCAGTGAAGAACATGAGAAAATAACTTCTGCTTTTGAAGATGAAAAGTTGTTTCACCTCAAGCAGCAGAAAGAAATGGAGAAACAGATTGCTCTA CTTCAAACACAGCTGGAGAAGAAACATCAACAAGTTGTTGAACAAGAGAAAATAATATCCATTTTACAACAAGAGGTTGTACATAAACAGCATCACATTGAATCATTGGATGGGCTGCTGATAGGAAACAGAGAG GAAATGGAAAAGCAAAATGTCAAGAAAGATCAAGGATTGAAGATGCTGGAAAGTCAGTTAAGAGAAGAAAAAATCAAA GTACAACAACTTGAGTCGGCACTAAATGTATGTAAGGAAGAAGTTGCACTGTATTTGAGTCAGTCTCAAGAAAATAAGGAGATGTTTGAAAATCAGCTGAAAGAAAGGTCTGAAGAG CTTCATTATttgcagaaagaaataaaaattaaaggtCAGACTATTCATGACATGAGTGAACAAAATATTCTCCTGCAACAAACTTTGCATCATCAGCAGCAAATGTTACAGCAAGAAACTATTAGAAATGGGGAGTTGGAAGATAATCAAATTAAACTTGAAAAACAG GTATCCACTTTGGAAAAAGAGCTCCAGAAGGAGAAAGCATGTGCAGAAGATGAGCTGAGAAAGGTGGAGGAGAAACTGCACCTAGCTGCTCAGGAAGCAGATTTAAACAGGCAGAAGGTGGCTGAACTGAATTGTACAATCAG ACAGATGAAATTGGAGATGGATCAGTGCAAGAATGAACTTACTGGCATGGAAAAAGAAGTAGTGCAATTAAAACGAGATGGTGCAAACAAAGCGCTGCAGATAAATCAGCTGGAAATCACTCTGGAAGAAGCAAGATCAGAGCTCAACAGAAAGGCAAATGAGG TGAATGATTTTGAAGATAAGCTGCTTCAAAGTGAGACTTGCCACAGGAAAGCCTTACAGAAAATAGCAGAACTGGAATCTGCATTACAGAATGCCTGTGGAGAATTAAAGATCACTTTGACACGGCTCCAGGAGTTGCAAAATGCATTGCAGAATGCACAGTCCTCTCTGGAGGAGAAGAACATTACTATCATGGATCTAACAACTGAGCTCAG GTATTGCAAGGATGAAATTGAAGACAAAAAGCAGGAACTCCTTGACATGGACCAAGCACTGAAAGAAAGGAATTGGGAACTGAAACAAAGAGTAGCTCAG ATTGCACAATTGGATATGATAGTTCGTGAGCATAAGGGAGAAATGGAGCAACAAATAATTCAATTACAGTGTAATTTAGAGAAGTCAGAGTTGGAAATTAAGGAATGCAATAAACAG ATTGAGAGCTTAGAGAAAAAACTCCAGCATTCCAAAGATGAGCTTCGGGAAAAAGTGTTTGAATTGCTCCAGAGAGATCAGGAAATAAATcagctgaagaaaaaaagaatgaaagaaaacaaCATAGCCTAG
- the TMED5 gene encoding transmembrane emp24 domain-containing protein 5 — MGPRPLLLVPLGCLALLLPPPGAAEFSPSLDSDFTFTLPAGRKECFYQPMRKEASLELEYQVLDGAGLDVDFHLLSPKGETLVFDERKSDGVHTVETEDGDYMFCFDNTFSTISEKVIFFELILDNMGEDGQDEEDWKKYVTGTDLLDMKLEDILESINSVKARLSKSVQIQTLLRAFEARDRNIQESNFDRVNFWSMVNLGVMVVVSAVQVYMLKSLFEDKRKSRT; from the exons ATGGGGCCGCGGCCGCTGCTGCTGGTGCCGCTCGGGTGCCtcgcgctgctgctgccgccgcccggCGCCGCCGAGTTCAGCCCCTCCCTGGACAGCGACTTCACCTTCACGCTGCCCGCCGGCCGCAAGGAGTGCTTCTACCAGCCCATGCGCAAGGAGGCCTCGCTGGAGCTCGAGTACCAG GTTCTAGATGGAGCAGGATTAGATGTTGATTTTCATCTGCTCTCCCCAAAAGGTGAAACTCTAGTTTTTGATGAAAGAAAATCAGATGGAGTTCATAC TGTGGAAACAGAAGATGGGGATTACATGTTCTGCTTTGACAACACATTCAGTACCATTTCtgaaaaggtaattttctttGAATTGATCCTGGACAATATGGGAGAAGATGGCCAAGATGAGGAGGATTGGAAGAAGTATGTTACAGGCACAGATCTCCTAGACATGAAGTTGGAAGATATTCTG GAATCCATCAACAGTGTCAAAGCCAGATTAAGCAAAAGTGTCCAGATTCAGACCCTGCTCAGAGCATTTGAGGCTCGTGACCGAAACATACAAGAAAGCAACTTTGACAGAGTGAATTTCTGGTCCATGGTCAACTTGGGAGTAATGGTGGTGGTATCAGCTGTTCAGGTTTACATGTTGAAAAGTCTCTTTGAAGATAAGAGGAAAAGTAGAACTTAA